One genomic region from Osmerus mordax isolate fOsmMor3 chromosome 4, fOsmMor3.pri, whole genome shotgun sequence encodes:
- the LOC136942212 gene encoding disintegrin and metalloproteinase domain-containing protein 10-like isoform X1, with product MGLTDMLLLELIFIIYVINCAQGHYGNPLNKYIRHYEGLSYDTDLLLSKHQRAKRALSHEDKFLHLDFHAHGRHFNLRMKRDTTLFVPDLKVDMGGEENTYDTSHIYTGEIYGEKGTLSHGSIVEGKFEGFVQTYQGTFYVEPAERYLKDKDVPFHSVIYHEDDINYPHKYGPEGGCADHSVFEKMKKYQSSVIEEPALEQSEEAPSDPVLLRKKRMAQVEKNTCQLFIQTDHLFFKFYKTREAVIAQISSHVKAIDAIYQGTDFMGIRNISFMVKRIRINMTSDERDRSNPFRFANIGVEKFLELNSEQNHDDYCLAYVFTDRDFDDGVLGLAWVGAPAGSSGGICEKSKLYSDGKKKSLNTGIITVQNYASHVPPKVSHITFAHEVGHNFGSPHDSGSECTPGESKSQDKKEKGNYIMYARATSGDKLNNNKFSICSVRNISQVLEKKRGNCFVESGQPICGNGLVEPGEECDCGYSDQCRDQCCYDANQPDNKKCKRKPNKVCSPSQGPCCTHECTYKGRNDKCREESECAHQGMCNGGTAQCPTSEPKANFTACHGETQVCLNGGCSGSICEKYGLEVCTCASQEGKDETELCHVCCMEKMNPNTCSSTGSEKLARFFNKKVTTLPAGSPCNDFKGYCDVFMKCRLVDADGPLARLKKAIFNPELYENIAEWIVAHWWAVLLMGIALIMLMAGFIKICSVHTPSSNPKLPPPKPLPGTLKRRRAQQQASSQVQHQSQHPHSHQHAGQRQPQRQPQRQPQPQPQPQRHGRQPRENYQMGQMRR from the exons ATGGGTTTGACGGATATGCTTCTCTTGGAATtaattttcattatttatgTAATAAACTGTGCACAAG GACATTATGGGAACCCCCTGAATAAATACATCCGCCACTATGAAGGTCTGTCTTATGACACCGACCTGCTTCTCAGCAAACATCAGAGAGCCAAGAGGGCGCTCTCCCACGAAGACAAGTTCCTTCATCTGGACTTCCATGCCCATGGAAG ACACTTCAATCTGAGAATGAAGAGGGACACCACCCTGTTTGTCCCGGACCTGAAAGTGGAtatgggaggagaagagaacacGTATGATACCTCCCACATCTACACTGGAGAAATATATG GGGAGAAGGGTACCTTGAGCCACGGCTCCATCGTGGAGGGTAAGTTTGAGGGCTTCGTCCAGACCTACCAGGGGACGTTCTACGTGGAGCCTGCTGAGAGATACCTGAAGGACAAAGATGTACCCTTCCATTCGGTCATCTACCACGAAGACGACATCA ACTATCCACACAAGTACGGGCCAGAAGGAGGTTGCGCTGACCACTCTGTATTTGAGAAGATGAAGAAGTACCAGAGCTCTGTCATAGAGGAACCGGCCTTG gagcaGAGCGAGGAGGCACCCTCTGACCCTGTTCtgctgaggaagaagaggatggcGCAGGTAGAGAAGAACACCTGCCAGCTCTTCATCCAGACAGACCACCTCTTCTTCAAGTTCTACAAGACCAGAGAGGCTGTCATAGCACAG ATCTCCAGTCACGTTAAGGCCATCGATGCTATCTACCAGGGCACAGACTTTATGGGCATTCGCAACATCAGCTTCATGGTGAAAAGAATCAGG ATCAACATGACCAGTGACGAGAGAGACAGGTCCAACCCCTTCCGCTTCGCCAACATCGGTGTGGAGAAGTTCCTGGAGCTGAACTCGGAGCAGAACCATGACGACTACTGCCTGGCCTACGTGTTCACTGACAGGGACTTTGACGACGGCGTGCTGGGCCTGGCCTGGGTGGGAGCCCCTGCAG GCAGCTCAGGGGGCATCTGTGAGAAGAGCAAGTTGTACTCGGATGGGAAAAAGAAGTCTCTGAACACCGGCATCATCACGGTGCAGAACTATGCCTCGCACGTCCCACCCAAAGTCTCTCACATTACCTTCGCTCACGAGGTCGGACACAACTTCGGCTCACCG CATGACTCTGGGTCAGAGTGTACTCCAGGGGAGTCCAAGAGCCAAGACAAGAAGGAGAAGGGAAACTACATCATGTACGCCCGGGCCACCTCAGGAGACAAGCTCAACAACAACAAGTTCTCCATCTGCAGCGTGCGCAACATCAGCCAGGTgctggagaagaagagggggaacTGCTTTGTCG AGTCTGGCCAGCCCATCTGTGGTAACGGCCTGGTGGAGCCTGGAGAGGAGTGTGACTGCGGCTACAGCGACCAGTGCAGGGACCAGTGTTGCTATGACGCCAACCAGCCCGACAACAAGAAGTGCAAGCGAAAGCCAAACAAAGTCTGCAG TCCCAGCCAAGGCCCCTGCTGTACTCACGAGTGCACTTACAAGGGCCGCAACGACAAGTGCAGAGAGGAGTCCGAGTGTGCCCACCAGGGCATGTGCAACGGGGGCACGGCCCAGTGCCCCACCTCCGAGCCCAAGGCCAACTTCACCGCCTGCCACGGGGAGACCCAAGTCTGCCTCAACGGG GGCTGCTCCGGCTCCATCTGTGAGAAGTACGGGCTGGAGGTGTGCACCTGCGCCAGCCAGGAGGGCAAGGACGAGACCGAGCTGTGTCACGTGTGCTGCATGGAGAAGA TGAACCCCAACACCTGCAGCAGCACGGGCTCAGAGAAGCTGGCACGCTTCTTCAATAAGAAGGTGACCACCCTGCCCGCTGGGTCCCCCTGTAACGACTTCAAGGGCTACTGCGACGTGTTCATGAAGTGCCGTCTGGTGGATGCAGACGGCCCGCTGGCCAGGCTCAAGAAGGCCATCTTCAACCCCGAACTCTACGAGAACATCGCAGAGTGGATAGTG GCACACTGGTGGGCCGTCCTGCTGATGGGCATCGCTCTGATCATGCTGATGGCTGGCTTCATTAAGATCTGCAGCGTGCACACTCCCAGCAGCAACCCCAAGCTGCCCCCGCCCAAACCCCTCCCAG GCACCCTGAAGAGGCGGCGTGCCCAGCAGCAAGCCAGCTCCCAGGTGCAGCACCAGTCCCAgcacccccactcccaccagcATGCCGGGCAGAGGCAGCCCCAGAGGCAGCCCCAGaggcagccccagccccagccccagccccagaggcACGGCCGGCAGCCCAGGGAGAACTATCAGATGGGGCAGATGCGCCGCTGA
- the LOC136942212 gene encoding disintegrin and metalloproteinase domain-containing protein 10-like isoform X2 produces the protein MKRDTTLFVPDLKVDMGGEENTYDTSHIYTGEIYGEKGTLSHGSIVEGKFEGFVQTYQGTFYVEPAERYLKDKDVPFHSVIYHEDDINYPHKYGPEGGCADHSVFEKMKKYQSSVIEEPALEQSEEAPSDPVLLRKKRMAQVEKNTCQLFIQTDHLFFKFYKTREAVIAQISSHVKAIDAIYQGTDFMGIRNISFMVKRIRINMTSDERDRSNPFRFANIGVEKFLELNSEQNHDDYCLAYVFTDRDFDDGVLGLAWVGAPAGSSGGICEKSKLYSDGKKKSLNTGIITVQNYASHVPPKVSHITFAHEVGHNFGSPHDSGSECTPGESKSQDKKEKGNYIMYARATSGDKLNNNKFSICSVRNISQVLEKKRGNCFVESGQPICGNGLVEPGEECDCGYSDQCRDQCCYDANQPDNKKCKRKPNKVCSPSQGPCCTHECTYKGRNDKCREESECAHQGMCNGGTAQCPTSEPKANFTACHGETQVCLNGGCSGSICEKYGLEVCTCASQEGKDETELCHVCCMEKMNPNTCSSTGSEKLARFFNKKVTTLPAGSPCNDFKGYCDVFMKCRLVDADGPLARLKKAIFNPELYENIAEWIVAHWWAVLLMGIALIMLMAGFIKICSVHTPSSNPKLPPPKPLPGTLKRRRAQQQASSQVQHQSQHPHSHQHAGQRQPQRQPQRQPQPQPQPQRHGRQPRENYQMGQMRR, from the exons ATGAAGAGGGACACCACCCTGTTTGTCCCGGACCTGAAAGTGGAtatgggaggagaagagaacacGTATGATACCTCCCACATCTACACTGGAGAAATATATG GGGAGAAGGGTACCTTGAGCCACGGCTCCATCGTGGAGGGTAAGTTTGAGGGCTTCGTCCAGACCTACCAGGGGACGTTCTACGTGGAGCCTGCTGAGAGATACCTGAAGGACAAAGATGTACCCTTCCATTCGGTCATCTACCACGAAGACGACATCA ACTATCCACACAAGTACGGGCCAGAAGGAGGTTGCGCTGACCACTCTGTATTTGAGAAGATGAAGAAGTACCAGAGCTCTGTCATAGAGGAACCGGCCTTG gagcaGAGCGAGGAGGCACCCTCTGACCCTGTTCtgctgaggaagaagaggatggcGCAGGTAGAGAAGAACACCTGCCAGCTCTTCATCCAGACAGACCACCTCTTCTTCAAGTTCTACAAGACCAGAGAGGCTGTCATAGCACAG ATCTCCAGTCACGTTAAGGCCATCGATGCTATCTACCAGGGCACAGACTTTATGGGCATTCGCAACATCAGCTTCATGGTGAAAAGAATCAGG ATCAACATGACCAGTGACGAGAGAGACAGGTCCAACCCCTTCCGCTTCGCCAACATCGGTGTGGAGAAGTTCCTGGAGCTGAACTCGGAGCAGAACCATGACGACTACTGCCTGGCCTACGTGTTCACTGACAGGGACTTTGACGACGGCGTGCTGGGCCTGGCCTGGGTGGGAGCCCCTGCAG GCAGCTCAGGGGGCATCTGTGAGAAGAGCAAGTTGTACTCGGATGGGAAAAAGAAGTCTCTGAACACCGGCATCATCACGGTGCAGAACTATGCCTCGCACGTCCCACCCAAAGTCTCTCACATTACCTTCGCTCACGAGGTCGGACACAACTTCGGCTCACCG CATGACTCTGGGTCAGAGTGTACTCCAGGGGAGTCCAAGAGCCAAGACAAGAAGGAGAAGGGAAACTACATCATGTACGCCCGGGCCACCTCAGGAGACAAGCTCAACAACAACAAGTTCTCCATCTGCAGCGTGCGCAACATCAGCCAGGTgctggagaagaagagggggaacTGCTTTGTCG AGTCTGGCCAGCCCATCTGTGGTAACGGCCTGGTGGAGCCTGGAGAGGAGTGTGACTGCGGCTACAGCGACCAGTGCAGGGACCAGTGTTGCTATGACGCCAACCAGCCCGACAACAAGAAGTGCAAGCGAAAGCCAAACAAAGTCTGCAG TCCCAGCCAAGGCCCCTGCTGTACTCACGAGTGCACTTACAAGGGCCGCAACGACAAGTGCAGAGAGGAGTCCGAGTGTGCCCACCAGGGCATGTGCAACGGGGGCACGGCCCAGTGCCCCACCTCCGAGCCCAAGGCCAACTTCACCGCCTGCCACGGGGAGACCCAAGTCTGCCTCAACGGG GGCTGCTCCGGCTCCATCTGTGAGAAGTACGGGCTGGAGGTGTGCACCTGCGCCAGCCAGGAGGGCAAGGACGAGACCGAGCTGTGTCACGTGTGCTGCATGGAGAAGA TGAACCCCAACACCTGCAGCAGCACGGGCTCAGAGAAGCTGGCACGCTTCTTCAATAAGAAGGTGACCACCCTGCCCGCTGGGTCCCCCTGTAACGACTTCAAGGGCTACTGCGACGTGTTCATGAAGTGCCGTCTGGTGGATGCAGACGGCCCGCTGGCCAGGCTCAAGAAGGCCATCTTCAACCCCGAACTCTACGAGAACATCGCAGAGTGGATAGTG GCACACTGGTGGGCCGTCCTGCTGATGGGCATCGCTCTGATCATGCTGATGGCTGGCTTCATTAAGATCTGCAGCGTGCACACTCCCAGCAGCAACCCCAAGCTGCCCCCGCCCAAACCCCTCCCAG GCACCCTGAAGAGGCGGCGTGCCCAGCAGCAAGCCAGCTCCCAGGTGCAGCACCAGTCCCAgcacccccactcccaccagcATGCCGGGCAGAGGCAGCCCCAGAGGCAGCCCCAGaggcagccccagccccagccccagccccagaggcACGGCCGGCAGCCCAGGGAGAACTATCAGATGGGGCAGATGCGCCGCTGA